The following proteins come from a genomic window of Pseudochaenichthys georgianus chromosome 19, fPseGeo1.2, whole genome shotgun sequence:
- the pdk2a gene encoding pyruvate dehydrogenase (acetyl-transferring) kinase isozyme 2, mitochondrial, which produces MKFVRFIMKNAALASVPKHIEHFSKFSPSPLSMKQFLDFGSINACEKTSFAFLRQELPVRLSNIMKEINLLPDRLLTTPSVQTVQSWYIQSLLEILEFLDKSPDDHKVLGDFVDTLVSIRNRHNDVVPTMAQGIIEYKEAFSHDTVTNLNTEYFLDRFYMSRISIRMLINQHTLIFDGTLNPIHPTTIGCIDPHCDVGDVVQDAFHSAKMLCEQYYLRSPDLILQEMCSKKKNYPTSIVYVPSHLYHMLFELFKNAMRATIETHDDSNNLPPIKVLVSLGDEDMSIKVSDKGGGVPFRKMENLFSYMYSTAPAPQIGERTRPPLAGFGYGLPISRLYAKYFQGDLQLYSMEGHGTEAVIYLKALSTDSIERLPVYNKTALKNYKVSQEADDWCIPSKEPLDLSRFKVPK; this is translated from the exons ATGAAGTTCGTAAGGTTTATAATGAAAAACGCCGCCTTGGCCAGTGTGCCCAAACACATCGAGCATTTCTCTAAATTCTCTCCTTCACCGCTCTCTATGAAGCAGTTTCTGGATTTCG GTTCCATCAACGCATGTGAGAAGACTTCCTTTGCGTTTTTGAGGCAGGAGCTCCCTGTAAGACTCTCAAACATCATGAAGGAAATTAACCTGTTGCCTGACAGACTGCTCACAACTCCATCTGTACAGACGGTGCAGAGCTG GTACATCCAGAGTTTATTAGAAATCCTTGAATTTCTAGACAAGAGTCCTGATGACCACAAAGTTCTTGGAGA CTTTGTTGACACCTTGGTCTCCATCAGGAACAGGCACAACGACGTGGTGCCCACCATGGCTCAGGGGATCATAGAGTACAAAGAGGCCTTCTCCCATGACACAGTCACCAACCTGAACACTGAATACTTCTTGGACCGCTTCTACATGAGCCGCATCTCCATCCGCATGCTCATCAACCAGCACA CTCTTATTTTTGATGGTACCCTCAACCCTATCCACCCAACTACCATTGGGTGCATCGACCCTCACTGTGATGTCGGAGATGTAGTCCAGG ATGCATTCCATAGTGCCAAGATGCTGTGTGAGCAGTACTACCTCCGCTCCCCCGATCTGATCCTGCAGGAGATGTGCA GCAAGAAGAAGAACTATCCGACGAGCATCGTATACGTGCCCTCTCACCTTTATCACATGCTGTTTGAGCTCTTTAAG AATGCCATGAGAGCCACTATTGAGACCCATGACGACAGCAACAACCTCCCACCCATCAAAGTCCTCGTGTCCCTTGGAGACGAGGACATGTCAATCAAG GTCAGCGACAAGGGTGGCGGTGTCCCCTTTCGCAAGATGGAGAACCTTTTCAGCTACATGTACTCCACCGCTCCTGCTCCACAAATAGGAGAGCGCACACGGCCCCCACTG GCTGGCTTTGGCTACGGTCTGCCCATCTCCCGTCTCTACGCCAAGTACTTCCAGGGGGACCTGCAGCTCTACTCCATGGAGGGCCACGGCACGGAGGCTGTCATCTACTTGAAG GCGCTGTCCACAGACTCCATCGAGAGGCTGCCGGTGTACAACAAAACCGCTCTGAAGAACTACAAAGTGAGCCAGGAGGCGGACGACTGGTGCATACCCAGTAAAGAGCCTCTAGATCTGAGCAGATTTAAAGTTCCCAAGTGA